In a single window of the Trichoderma breve strain T069 chromosome 6, whole genome shotgun sequence genome:
- a CDS encoding mis12-Mtw1 protein family domain-containing protein: MTTIISLRQPLELLSMSDQPVRRSKRQPAADYEQDDDFQFVRKSKKAKTAEEQPVNLPVRKSRGRPSAAAVAARERAVRESIGGDEDVELIAAEPARKSTAAATKKSSSSRRKASSDAVQDEPPAKASKRGTRKSSRVSNEDAALEEEQQPPPRTNGSSTSQSRSKKTSKPKAPPPVTQEVEEDMSIVEETAERPTKIALPMSDTPIINRNKEMRKKGGNGSRRSSLGSRGRRASSLIESGQTAIPHREVSTSAFYKHIEADLLEPRRMKQLLIWCGERALSEKPRGTLNSGAVLGARAIQDQLLKDFASRSDFSDWFNREDKAPKAPVILRPNPRNIELDEKLATLQARIKRLQEEKKAWLAIRKPPPEQPPLFTPKEKEAETITLPDFDLLDPDEGKIRGFLVDETNSFASIRSQTQARLRNIQSSLEFEVDQLADNVHKLEQRVKVAGTEADRVLSLSAVRLREREEKERKRAGTKEMPIMEVLRSLSLILPEGGG, translated from the exons ATGACGACAATCATTAGCCTTCGACAGCCGCTGGAACTTCTTAGCATGAGCGACCAGCCAGTGCGCCGATCAAAGCGCCAGCCGG CCGCCGACTATGAACAAGACGACGATTTTCAGTTTGTGCGGAAatcaaaaaaggcaaaaaccGCCGAGGAGCAGCCCGTAAATCTTCCCGTGAGGAAATCGAGAGGAAGGCCATCTGCGGCGGCCGTAGCAGCGAGGGAGCGGGCGGTGAGGGAGTCGattggcggcgatgaggacGTGGAGCTGATTGCGGCGGAGCCGGCCCGGAAGTCGACAGCGGCAGCGACGAAaaagtcttcttcatcacggcGAAAGGCGTCAAGTGACGCGGTCCAGGACGAGCCGCCCGCCAAGGCCTCAAAGAGGGGAACGAGGAAGAGCTCGCGAGTATCAAACGAAGATGCAGCactggaggaggagcagcagcctccgCCGCGGACCAATGGCTCTTCAACCAGCCAGAGCCGTAGCAAGAAGACGTCGAAGCCCAAGGCGCCACCACCGGTGACAcaggaggtggaggaggacatGTCAATAGTAGAGGAGACGGCGGAACGGCCAACCAAGATCGCGCTCCCAATGAGCGACACACCCATCATCAACCGCAACAAAGAGATGCGAAAGAAAGGAGGAAACGGCAGCCGGAGAAGCAGTCTGGGATCTCGTGGACGCAGAGCGAGCTCATTAATCGAGAGCGGGCAGACGGCTATTCCGCATCGCGAGGTTAGCACGTCTGCATTTTACAAGCACATCGAGGCGGATTTACTGGAACCGCGGcggatgaagcagctgctgatATGGTGCGGTGAACGAGCGCTGTCGGAGAAACCTCGCGGTACCTTGAACTCAGGAGCAGTGCTAGGAG CCCGTGCGATTCAAGACCAGCTGCTCAAAGACTTTGCGTCAAGATCCGACTTTTCAGACTGGTTCAACAGAGAGGACAAAGCACCAAAAGCACCAGTCATACTAAGGCCAAATCCCCGTAACATTGAGCTGGACGAGAAACTAGCAACGTTGCAGGCGAGAATCAAGAG ActgcaagaagaaaagaaagcatgGCTAGCAATACGAAAACCACCGCCAGAGCAACCCCCTCTGTTCAcaccaaaagaaaaggaagcgGAAACAATCACACTGCCTGATTTCGACTTGTTAGACCCCGATGAAGGCAAAATAAGGGGCTTCCTCGTCGACGAAACCAACTCATTTGCAAGCATACGATCACAGACACAAGCACGGCTACGGAACATCCAATCGTCTCTCGAATTTGAAGTGGATCAATTAGCAGACAATGTTCATAAGCTGGAACAACGGGTCAAGGTCGCGGGCACGGAGGCCGACCGAGTTCTGAGTCTAAGCGCCGTGAGACTACGGGagcgagaagaaaaggagaggaagagggcagGAACCAAAGAGATGCCGATAATGGAGGTGTTGAGAAGCTTAAGCTTAATACTGCCCGAAGGAGGGGGTTGA
- a CDS encoding aft1 HRR domain-containing protein, translating to MGTTVTNITESKSPKQSSPTRQGSIASAKIDSLTKSDIASNAPATKPLAPPPRPGQSQQGTNTPEYFAPQVTGGSLSLEPNPFEQSFGGGGPETPGGTKLPSVAALTSPSSLLPGPTDYFGDTHHLRGGFPTPNESSLRTGLTPGGSGSMFPAPSPNSALFAQLASGGATPSTIDFHRTALSAAAKREQVNGLSRVQPSAPQPQPVTSQPQDMTSVPVIPKVEAKPASGPFDPHDNDAANGLYMLAQGRNGTQPTPQFTVTSAPTAHAHPAPVIPPSMNTSPPMASIKVDPRRGVSEMSNGSDESDQKPQTRAKGKKNTTATNGRRKADEAPAKAPPAKKSKANSGAASSNGDEDEHSDDDMDKFDDNGNGKSKMTDEEKRKNFLERNRVAALKCRQRKKQWLANLQTKVEMFSSENDALTQQITQLREEVVNLKTLLLAHKDCPVTQQQGLHGAFMSQVVEPFNPQMNPYGMAAPMPGQQVMAGQGVQRRFS from the exons atgggGACGACTGTGACCAACATAACCGAGTCCAAGTCCCCTAAGCAATCATCCCCAACACGGCAAG GTTCCATCGCCAGTGCCAAGATCGACTCTCTTACCAAGTCGGACATTGCGTCTAATGCTCCGGCGACCAAGCCGCTTGCACCGCCGCCTCGACCAGGACAATCCCAACAAGGAACAAATACCCCCGAATACTTCGCGCCTCAGGTTACCGGAGGCTCCCTCAGCCTGGAGCCCAATCCGTTTGAACAGTCGTTTGGGGGAGGTGGCCCAGAAACGCCTGGAGGAACCAAACTGCCCAGCGTCGCAGCATTGACGTCTCcgtcttctctgctgccCG GCCCTACCGACTACTTCGGCGACACGCATCACCTCCGTGGCGGCTTCCCTACGCCAAACGAGTCTTCTCTGCGCACCGGACTGACACCGGGCGGGAGCGGGTCTATGTTCCCGGCTCCAAGTCCCAACTCTGCCCTTTTCGCACAGCTGgccagcggcggcgccaCTCCCAGCACCATCGACTTCCATCGAACGGCCCTGAGCGCTGCCGCAAAGCGTGAACAAGTCAACGGCCTGTCTCGAGTCCAACCATCGGCACCACAGCCCCAGCCCGTCACATCCCAACCCCAAGATATGACCTCGGTCCCTGTCATTCCTAAAGTCGAAGCTAAACCTGCATCCGGTCCCTTCGACCCCCACGACAACGACGCTGCCAACGGCCTTTATATGCTTGCTCAGGGAAGGAACGGAACTCAACCTACACCTCAATTCACCGTGACATCGGCACCCACTGCGCACGCCCACCCGGCCCCAGTGATCCCACCAAGCATGAACACGTCACCCCCTATGGCCTCTATCAAGGTAGATCCCCGACGAGGCGTCAGCGAGATGAGTAACGGGTCGGACGAAAGCGATCAGAAGCCCCAGACACGAGCtaagggcaagaagaacacCACAGCCACCAACGGCAGGAGGAAAGCCGACGAGGCGCCTGCTAAAGCGCCGCCTGCAAAGAAATCTAAGGCGAACAGCGGCGCAGCAAGCAGCAAcggtgacgaagatgaaCATTCTGATGACGATATGGATAAGTTTGACGacaatggaaatggaaagtCCAAGATGACGGACGAGGAGAAACGCAAGAACTTTTTGGAGCGCAACCG TGTTGCTGCTCTCAAGTGTCGCCAGCGGAAGAAGCAATGGCTTGCAAACTTGCAGACCAAGGTTGAGATGTTTAGCAGTGAGAATGACGCCTTGACTCAACAGATTACTCAGCTTCGTGAAGAAGTTGTCAACCTCAAGACTCTCCTGCTTGCTCACAAAGATTGCCCTGTTACTCAGCAGCAAGGCCTTCACGGAGCCTTCATGTCACAGGTTGTTGAGCCTTTCAACCCTCAGATGAACCCTTATGGCATGGCAGCCCCGATGCCTGGCCAGCAAGTCATGGCTGGCCAAGGCGTTCAGCGGCGTTTTTCTTAG